A region from the Chlamydiota bacterium genome encodes:
- a CDS encoding TraR/DksA C4-type zinc finger protein, protein MSKSKPVKDKLKKSVIQEYKKVLLNELERLTKNIDHLKSDHLQKSQKDSTGELSGYSIHIADMSGDDYDRGVALGIFTQEQEILYLIQEALKRIDDGTFGICEVCEKPISSKRLDAVPYATLCLPCQTEQEKKKKS, encoded by the coding sequence ATGTCAAAGAGTAAACCTGTAAAAGATAAATTAAAAAAATCCGTCATTCAAGAATACAAGAAAGTTCTCCTGAATGAGCTCGAAAGATTAACAAAAAATATTGACCATCTTAAAAGCGATCATCTTCAAAAATCTCAGAAGGATAGTACGGGAGAACTCTCGGGCTATTCAATTCATATTGCCGATATGAGTGGGGATGATTATGATCGAGGTGTTGCCTTGGGGATTTTTACTCAGGAACAGGAAATTCTTTATTTAATCCAGGAAGCCCTTAAACGGATCGATGATGGAACTTTTGGTATCTGCGAAGTTTGTGAAAAACCTATTTCTTCGAAGCGACTTGATGCAGTTCCTTATGCCACCTTATGCCTTCCATGCCAGACCGAACAGGAAAAAAAGAAAAAATCTTAA
- the lspA gene encoding signal peptidase II, with the protein MPDRTGKKEKILKLIFSFLVLIIFFIDQCSKHFIDGNFYPGTFKVIIPNFFNITLAHNSGSAFGAFPHAKIFLLIINLLSVMILMILYCKIAPLKWMKKISLSLILGGAFGNLFDRIFRGYVVDFFDVYIQSYHWYTFNVADSAITVGAVFFAVSFLKEEYKKII; encoded by the coding sequence ATGCCAGACCGAACAGGAAAAAAAGAAAAAATCTTAAAATTGATATTCAGTTTTCTTGTTCTAATTATTTTCTTTATCGATCAGTGTTCAAAACACTTCATCGATGGGAATTTTTACCCTGGGACTTTCAAAGTCATTATTCCAAATTTTTTCAACATAACCCTCGCCCACAACTCAGGAAGTGCATTTGGCGCATTTCCCCATGCTAAGATTTTTCTTCTCATTATCAACCTTCTTTCAGTTATGATTTTAATGATTCTATATTGCAAAATTGCTCCCCTTAAATGGATGAAGAAAATTTCATTAAGTTTAATTCTAGGAGGAGCTTTTGGAAATTTGTTTGATCGAATTTTTCGAGGATATGTTGTAGATTTTTTTGATGTTTATATCCAATCGTATCACTGGTATACATTTAATGTTGCGGACAGTGCCATTACGGTAGGCGCTGTTTTTTTTGCTGTGTCTTTTTTGAAAGAGGAATATAAAAAAATAATATGA
- the lgt gene encoding prolipoprotein diacylglyceryl transferase, with amino-acid sequence MKSILFKLGTITLYSYGAMMALGFFLGVIVLRLRSQKMGIPRQKSYDLGIGMMIGGLMGARVFYVATHWHTYFHHPLEIIMIQKGGLAFYGGLMGGILAIKIFSYTQNFPFLKIADLVIIALVPAHAIGRIGCFMNGCCFGRPTKMPWAVNFPQGSLPALHYGPHHLIHPVQLYEAWLLTFLFWFLLWIDQRKTFEGETFIFYLMLYPVLRFSMEFFRGDNPLIGALSIFQWMSLGTAGFALIYFYRSKRDVRRNH; translated from the coding sequence ATGAAATCCATTCTTTTTAAATTAGGCACAATAACCCTTTATTCCTATGGGGCTATGATGGCACTGGGTTTTTTTTTGGGAGTCATTGTCCTGAGACTTCGCTCCCAGAAAATGGGTATTCCACGTCAAAAAAGTTATGACCTTGGAATAGGAATGATGATAGGCGGGTTAATGGGAGCTCGTGTTTTCTACGTAGCTACTCACTGGCATACCTATTTTCATCATCCCTTAGAGATCATCATGATTCAAAAAGGGGGTCTTGCCTTTTATGGGGGCTTAATGGGAGGAATTCTAGCCATTAAAATTTTTTCTTATACTCAAAATTTTCCATTTCTAAAAATTGCAGATCTTGTGATTATTGCACTCGTGCCCGCTCATGCCATTGGACGCATAGGATGTTTTATGAATGGATGCTGTTTTGGTAGACCCACAAAAATGCCTTGGGCGGTCAACTTTCCACAAGGGAGTCTTCCAGCTCTTCATTATGGGCCTCATCATCTCATCCATCCGGTTCAACTTTATGAAGCATGGCTGCTGACATTTCTTTTTTGGTTTCTCTTATGGATCGATCAAAGAAAAACATTTGAAGGAGAAACTTTTATTTTTTATCTTATGCTCTATCCTGTTCTTCGATTTTCAATGGAATTTTTTAGAGGGGATAATCCTTTGATAGGAGCTTTAAGCATCTTCCAGTGGATGAGTCTTGGAACAGCAGGATTCGCACTCATTTATTTTTATCGATCGAAACGAGATGTCAGAAGAAATCATTAA
- a CDS encoding RluA family pseudouridine synthase produces the protein MSEEIIKHFKVDPIDSGKRLDLYLVEKLPKFSRTQIQGAIREKKVTIDGVPRKSHTFLHPGQSIKIHIPVPKIIRLLPENIPLEVLYEDENILVINKQPGLVVHPAPGHLEHTLVNAILHHCQTLAKTDNPLRPGIVHRLDKDTSGCLLIAKQEGGLRKLGAQFEKRKVMKQYLALVWGVLKGVKGELLLGISRHPTDRKKMAVTLTGKQAHTTFEVVEKFKRATLIRVVLKTGRTHQIRVHMAHLGHPVLGDSDYGKKGLEVAKELGITRQMLHAAFLEIIHPENNQPISFSAPIPQDMNEAILKLRAEI, from the coding sequence ATGTCAGAAGAAATCATTAAGCATTTCAAAGTTGACCCCATTGATTCTGGAAAACGACTTGATTTATATCTGGTCGAAAAACTTCCTAAATTTTCTCGAACTCAAATTCAAGGAGCGATTAGAGAAAAAAAAGTAACCATCGATGGTGTCCCACGCAAGTCCCATACCTTCCTACATCCTGGACAATCCATCAAAATTCATATTCCTGTTCCAAAAATCATTCGCCTTCTTCCTGAAAATATTCCTTTAGAAGTCCTTTATGAGGATGAGAATATTCTTGTCATCAACAAGCAACCCGGTCTGGTGGTTCATCCTGCGCCTGGACATTTGGAGCACACTTTAGTAAATGCCATTCTCCACCATTGTCAAACCCTTGCAAAAACAGATAATCCGCTTAGGCCTGGGATTGTCCATCGATTAGACAAAGACACTTCGGGATGTTTATTGATTGCAAAACAAGAAGGAGGTTTAAGAAAACTCGGGGCCCAATTTGAAAAAAGAAAAGTCATGAAGCAATATCTTGCCCTTGTTTGGGGAGTCCTCAAAGGAGTCAAAGGGGAACTGCTCTTAGGGATTAGCCGCCATCCGACCGATCGAAAAAAAATGGCGGTGACTTTAACAGGTAAACAGGCTCATACCACTTTTGAAGTTGTTGAAAAATTTAAAAGGGCGACACTGATACGTGTCGTGCTTAAAACAGGTCGAACGCATCAAATTCGTGTTCATATGGCCCATTTGGGACACCCTGTTCTTGGAGATTCGGATTATGGAAAGAAAGGTCTGGAAGTTGCAAAAGAGTTAGGAATCACACGTCAGATGCTACACGCCGCTTTTTTGGAGATCATTCATCCTGAAAACAATCAACCCATTTCGTTTTCAGCGCCCATTCCCCAAGACATGAATGAAGCGATTCTGAAATTAAGAGCAGAAATCTAA
- the pilM gene encoding pilus assembly protein PilM, with translation MSRFGGGWKNKFFCAIYLDQELLKIIIARSREEKDLELAFLHPIKGLSDEEIAAEIRKVIKKFKGKNFDFVLGLPRNLVTVKNLALPSIQREEMNSMVEFQVTRLVPHPRSEIVFDYELLSSLPNESSLVRLAVIHRKAIEHLISILSKANIHPQHIWMGSESLNALLPEIKEPTAILEVDYHQTNILFLKEGKIHFSRSIPLGTKDLVSKPEALSDFVGEVEASFALFPVDHEEEKEKIPVLLTGGTETVPLLKTHLKERLGFETRSFETPLKAKILQDENLSPQVSWAHLLALASSKPDSPFDLLPSDIRKSFENIIYKIELRKLFILLGSALLILCWVFMNELRLERNFLNGLKTKTRTLEPAASQLEVLRGKILLFKEHIEHRGDCLDLILSLLQNMTEGIYLKTITYDGSKISLRGYAPTLAKVFELTSLLQKNPLFQKIETRYARQVTEQREETAEFHLACILAKSHGYLKEPENA, from the coding sequence ATGTCAAGATTCGGCGGTGGTTGGAAAAATAAGTTTTTTTGCGCAATCTATCTTGATCAAGAGCTGCTCAAAATCATTATTGCTCGCTCAAGGGAGGAAAAAGATCTAGAATTGGCTTTCCTCCACCCCATTAAAGGCTTGTCGGATGAAGAGATTGCAGCGGAAATTCGAAAAGTTATTAAAAAATTTAAAGGAAAAAATTTTGATTTTGTTTTGGGGCTCCCCCGAAATTTGGTCACCGTCAAAAATTTAGCTCTTCCATCCATTCAACGTGAAGAGATGAATTCGATGGTTGAATTTCAGGTCACCCGTCTTGTTCCTCATCCCAGGTCAGAAATTGTTTTTGATTATGAACTTTTAAGTTCCCTTCCCAACGAGTCCAGCTTAGTGCGTCTGGCCGTCATTCATCGTAAAGCGATTGAGCATTTGATTTCTATTTTATCAAAGGCAAATATTCACCCGCAGCATATTTGGATGGGTTCAGAATCCTTGAATGCTCTCCTTCCTGAAATAAAAGAGCCGACTGCAATTCTTGAAGTGGACTATCATCAAACGAATATTCTTTTTTTAAAAGAGGGGAAAATTCACTTTTCAAGAAGTATTCCTCTAGGAACTAAAGATCTGGTTTCAAAACCAGAAGCTCTTTCAGATTTTGTGGGGGAGGTCGAAGCCTCTTTTGCCCTTTTTCCGGTTGATCATGAAGAGGAAAAAGAAAAAATTCCTGTTCTATTAACGGGGGGAACTGAAACAGTACCCTTATTAAAAACCCATTTAAAGGAACGCTTAGGGTTTGAGACGCGTTCTTTCGAGACCCCCTTAAAAGCAAAAATTCTTCAAGATGAGAATCTTTCTCCTCAGGTTTCTTGGGCGCATTTGCTAGCGCTGGCGAGTTCTAAACCTGACTCCCCTTTTGATCTTCTTCCGTCCGATATTCGAAAATCATTTGAAAACATTATTTATAAAATTGAATTACGAAAGTTGTTTATTCTGCTCGGAAGTGCCCTTTTAATCCTTTGCTGGGTCTTCATGAATGAGCTCAGGCTAGAAAGAAATTTTTTGAATGGTTTAAAAACTAAAACGAGGACCCTAGAACCTGCGGCAAGTCAACTCGAGGTTTTAAGAGGAAAAATTCTTCTATTTAAAGAACATATTGAACATAGAGGAGATTGCCTGGATCTCATTCTTTCACTCCTTCAAAACATGACAGAAGGAATTTATCTTAAAACCATTACTTATGATGGAAGTAAAATTTCCTTACGGGGTTATGCCCCTACCCTTGCAAAGGTTTTTGAGCTCACCAGTCTTTTGCAAAAGAATCCTCTTTTTCAAAAAATTGAGACGCGTTATGCACGTCAGGTAACAGAACAAAGAGAAGAGACGGCCGAATTTCACTTAGCATGTATTCTAGCAAAATCTCATGGTTACTTGAAGGAGCCAGAAAATGCTTAA
- a CDS encoding general secretion pathway protein GspK, producing MKKNSNQGSILILSLWILTLLTLMASSLSFYTMLRVKVLRYRMDQVVGRYLAEAGVHWAMLALATRDLDSYESLSQGWSNSPSMFKEKMVGNGKFSLSYSEIDLDLGLQTYFGIIDEERKINLNTAPKQVLLELPDSTEEIVDAIIDWRDVNPTPERKGAEKDYYQDLDIPYPAKDGPMEDISELLLIKNITPKLLEKWADFVTIYGDGKVNVNTASREVLEMIGLDDSLIEKFMEFRHGPDELPGTEDDGSFKDEGSIARILFEAEPLSSMETSQIINLVSKGLLGVKSKFFRVEATGMPLASLRSGRKVIAIVEHVQGDYVKIRRWLEK from the coding sequence ATGAAGAAGAATAGCAATCAAGGTTCTATCTTGATTTTGTCTCTTTGGATTCTTACCCTTCTTACCCTCATGGCCTCGAGTCTCTCGTTTTATACCATGCTGCGGGTAAAGGTTCTTCGATATCGCATGGATCAAGTGGTTGGACGATATCTTGCCGAAGCAGGAGTTCATTGGGCCATGCTTGCACTTGCCACACGAGATCTTGATTCCTATGAGTCCCTTTCTCAAGGTTGGTCCAATTCTCCTTCCATGTTTAAAGAAAAAATGGTTGGAAACGGTAAATTTAGTTTATCTTATAGCGAGATTGATTTGGATTTGGGACTTCAAACTTATTTTGGTATAATCGACGAAGAAAGAAAGATTAATCTTAATACAGCACCCAAGCAAGTTTTGCTTGAATTACCTGATAGCACAGAAGAAATTGTTGATGCGATCATTGATTGGCGAGATGTCAACCCAACTCCTGAACGTAAGGGGGCTGAAAAGGATTATTATCAGGATTTAGATATTCCCTATCCAGCAAAAGATGGTCCTATGGAGGATATCTCAGAGCTTCTCCTGATTAAAAATATAACACCCAAGCTCTTAGAAAAATGGGCCGATTTTGTAACCATTTATGGGGATGGAAAGGTCAATGTTAATACAGCTTCTCGGGAGGTTCTTGAAATGATCGGTTTAGATGATAGCCTCATTGAAAAATTTATGGAATTTCGTCACGGTCCGGATGAGCTTCCCGGGACAGAGGATGATGGATCCTTTAAGGATGAAGGATCGATTGCCCGTATTCTTTTTGAAGCTGAACCTCTGAGTTCTATGGAGACTTCTCAAATTATCAATCTTGTTTCGAAGGGACTTTTAGGCGTGAAATCTAAGTTTTTTAGAGTGGAGGCAACCGGGATGCCTTTGGCGAGTCTTCGATCGGGGCGTAAGGTGATTGCGATCGTTGAGCATGTTCAAGGAGATTATGTCAAGATTCGGCGGTGGTTGGAAAAATAA
- a CDS encoding prepilin-type N-terminal cleavage/methylation domain-containing protein, producing the protein MKIMLRHLGRERIRKGLTLIELLLAVSLFSVVGVVLYSILAQGVHLWKRSQMEQDRFSEERLILDKMTQDIRNAFIHQWVQFMGKADEIYFCGLRRLIEESPPSTSLRMVKVHYSFLKENEGSQKKGLYLSEYPIEKSFLEDPPPGKLLTTVFKTLSFEYGYWDTHEEKIITKSQWNNPKVVPRVMIIHALSSQPLVRTVVLPGGELPEISEKGNEDHEEE; encoded by the coding sequence ATGAAAATAATGCTTCGGCATCTCGGTAGGGAACGAATTCGCAAGGGACTCACCCTCATTGAGCTATTGCTGGCCGTGTCTTTATTCTCGGTGGTCGGTGTTGTTCTTTATTCAATTTTGGCACAAGGCGTTCATCTCTGGAAACGCTCTCAAATGGAACAGGATCGCTTCAGTGAAGAGCGACTGATCCTTGATAAAATGACCCAAGATATCCGAAATGCGTTTATACATCAATGGGTTCAATTTATGGGAAAAGCAGATGAGATCTATTTTTGCGGCTTAAGGAGATTGATTGAAGAAAGTCCCCCTTCGACCTCGCTTCGGATGGTCAAAGTTCATTATTCCTTTTTAAAGGAGAATGAAGGCTCTCAAAAAAAGGGGCTTTATTTAAGTGAATATCCTATTGAAAAATCTTTTTTGGAAGACCCTCCCCCGGGCAAGCTCTTAACGACTGTATTCAAAACACTTTCTTTTGAATATGGGTATTGGGACACCCATGAAGAAAAAATAATTACAAAATCTCAGTGGAATAATCCAAAGGTGGTTCCTCGGGTGATGATCATTCATGCCCTTTCGAGTCAGCCTTTAGTGAGAACAGTGGTTTTACCAGGAGGAGAATTGCCTGAGATTTCTGAAAAAGGAAATGAGGATCATGAAGAAGAATAG
- a CDS encoding type II secretion system protein, which translates to MVSHETRHFSFPSGFTLIELLIVTLIIAVLAALAVPRFRSTYDQFRLMTLKDKFSRLAQTAHELAMLESKTYKMVFLENPPSFALLKEMEGGEEPFGPSDGNLGRVQIIPQGCKVMAYEREIYFYPDGSATRIEVRFENAQSDHFNLEISAAGKINEIDN; encoded by the coding sequence ATGGTTTCTCATGAGACAAGACATTTTTCGTTCCCATCAGGCTTCACCCTGATTGAGCTTTTAATTGTCACCCTGATTATTGCTGTTCTGGCTGCTTTGGCTGTTCCCCGATTTAGATCTACCTATGATCAGTTTCGTTTAATGACCCTTAAAGATAAATTTTCACGTCTGGCCCAAACAGCTCATGAATTAGCGATGCTAGAATCAAAAACTTACAAAATGGTTTTTCTTGAAAATCCTCCCTCTTTTGCCCTTTTAAAAGAAATGGAGGGAGGTGAGGAACCTTTTGGACCTTCCGATGGAAATTTAGGACGAGTTCAAATCATTCCTCAAGGTTGTAAGGTTATGGCTTATGAGCGAGAAATTTACTTTTATCCTGATGGATCTGCAACGCGCATAGAGGTGCGTTTTGAAAATGCTCAATCAGATCATTTTAATTTAGAGATTTCTGCCGCAGGAAAAATAAACGAAATTGATAATTAA
- the gspG gene encoding type II secretion system major pseudopilin GspG, with protein sequence MTQNKKQKKYSSGFTLIEIMLVILIIGILAAMAVPRLVGRSQEAKITATRADIESNLSVALDLFELDNGAYPTTDQGLAGLVEKPSGGASNWNGPYLKKTPKDPWAHPYVYKCPGEHNTSGFDLSSNGPDATEGTQDDISNWHGA encoded by the coding sequence ATGACACAAAATAAAAAGCAAAAAAAATATTCATCAGGCTTTACATTAATTGAAATCATGTTGGTTATTTTAATCATTGGCATTTTGGCTGCTATGGCTGTTCCCCGTTTGGTCGGAAGATCGCAAGAGGCAAAAATTACAGCGACTCGGGCTGATATTGAATCAAATTTAAGTGTAGCGTTGGATCTTTTTGAATTAGACAACGGCGCTTATCCAACCACCGATCAGGGTTTGGCGGGACTTGTTGAAAAACCATCAGGAGGGGCGTCTAATTGGAATGGTCCTTATCTTAAGAAAACTCCAAAAGATCCTTGGGCTCATCCCTATGTTTACAAATGTCCCGGCGAGCATAATACTTCGGGATTTGATCTTTCATCCAATGGGCCTGATGCCACTGAAGGAACTCAGGATGATATTTCTAATTGGCATGGAGCTTAA
- a CDS encoding type II secretion system F family protein, translated as MPKFKYVAKGVGEGTVTGVLETESEDRVVSHLQKQGLFPIHIEKEIEVNGPVQKVKSLKIKKKEISQFIQQLYDLISSGVTLLKALELVQEGVYGKTFKEMLGFLIASVRGGQKFSDALKVFPSIFSPFFVNLVKSGEASGALDQVLMRLSDFAEAQEEIRSKVKAALAYPVFVCSVGLFVIGVLLTVVIPRMAGIFEDMGQNLPFLTQALISVSHGMIFYWWVLALMIALLVAGFRMHRAKREGHIFWDQVKIKIPFLGVIHRDTEIARFARTLYMLLSNGLSFVQSLEIVHDTIGNIIFREEIHALRLGVSRGERMRERLKKSKFLPSNLINMLVIGEESGQLDKALKRIAESYERALDRDVKLATSLLEPVMILVIGGIVGMMAFAILLPIFQINFLIR; from the coding sequence ATGCCAAAATTTAAATATGTCGCAAAAGGAGTCGGTGAAGGGACAGTCACCGGCGTACTTGAGACAGAGAGTGAAGATCGGGTTGTATCTCATTTGCAAAAACAGGGCTTATTCCCTATTCATATTGAGAAGGAAATTGAAGTGAATGGGCCTGTACAAAAGGTAAAATCTCTTAAAATTAAGAAGAAAGAAATATCACAGTTTATTCAACAACTTTATGATCTCATCTCTTCGGGAGTGACCTTGCTTAAAGCTCTAGAATTGGTTCAAGAAGGAGTTTACGGTAAAACCTTTAAAGAAATGTTGGGTTTTTTAATAGCTTCAGTACGCGGAGGTCAGAAATTCTCTGATGCCCTAAAGGTTTTTCCATCTATTTTCTCGCCCTTTTTTGTCAATCTCGTAAAATCAGGCGAAGCCAGTGGTGCTTTAGATCAAGTTTTGATGCGCTTGTCAGATTTTGCTGAAGCCCAGGAAGAGATTCGCTCAAAAGTCAAGGCGGCTTTGGCTTACCCTGTATTCGTCTGTTCAGTTGGACTTTTTGTCATTGGGGTTCTTTTGACCGTGGTCATTCCCAGAATGGCTGGAATATTCGAAGACATGGGACAAAATCTCCCCTTTTTAACTCAGGCGCTCATTTCAGTGAGTCACGGGATGATTTTTTATTGGTGGGTTCTTGCCTTGATGATAGCTCTTCTCGTCGCAGGATTTAGAATGCATCGGGCAAAGCGAGAGGGTCATATTTTTTGGGATCAAGTGAAAATTAAAATACCATTTTTGGGTGTGATTCATCGTGATACTGAAATTGCACGATTTGCTCGCACCCTTTATATGCTTTTATCGAACGGTCTTTCTTTTGTTCAATCCCTGGAGATTGTTCATGATACCATTGGAAATATTATTTTTCGGGAAGAAATCCACGCGCTTCGTTTAGGGGTTAGCCGCGGGGAACGAATGAGGGAGCGTTTAAAGAAAAGCAAATTTTTACCATCTAATTTGATCAATATGCTTGTCATTGGTGAAGAGAGTGGTCAATTAGACAAGGCGCTTAAACGAATTGCAGAATCTTATGAAAGGGCTTTAGATCGAGATGTGAAATTGGCCACTTCCCTTTTAGAACCTGTCATGATTCTCGTGATTGGAGGCATTGTAGGAATGATGGCCTTTGCAATTCTTTTACCCATTTTCCAAATTAATTTTTTGATTCGATGA
- a CDS encoding type II/IV secretion system protein codes for MARFNNESFEKFLLDEKAVDEEKLRIAHREATKMNERLDRVIVKLGVLSESQILPPLSKFLKIPCERLSHRTIDREIIGKVAAKFAHHYQFLPVSLDNGKLLIAMNDPLNLELIDEIKLALECDVKPVLAGEKDIHDALKKYYGIGAETVERMINESNTFIEIETPTIRTEEISEGEGREDASIIKFVNQILFEAYKDRATDIHIEPFDDDLRIRYRIDGVLYRASMPPTIRHFHASIVSRIKIMANLDIAERRLPQDGRIKVKMNEEELDLRVSILPTPYGESVNIRLLSSQTTLLDIENLGLLSQDLLTLEKMIRKPHGIIFVTGPTGSGKTTTLYACLSRLNHDEKKIITIEDPVEYLMKGITQIQVHPKIDLTFARGLRSMLRHDPNIMMVGEVRDFETAEITIRVALTGHLVFSTLHTNDASGAITRLIDMGVEPYLAASSVECIIAQRLVRLICQSCKHKIKATREDLLRLEMGEEALSTDIYDGNGCEKCKFTGYKGRTAIYEFLVLDDDIRDLIVKKAPSHKIKAMAMSKGMRTLRQEGWEKIKLGLTSPEEVIRVSQDETG; via the coding sequence ATGGCTCGCTTTAACAACGAATCATTTGAAAAGTTTCTTTTGGATGAGAAGGCTGTCGATGAGGAAAAATTGCGCATCGCTCATCGAGAAGCCACAAAAATGAATGAGCGTTTAGATCGCGTCATCGTGAAGCTTGGAGTTCTTTCCGAAAGCCAAATTCTGCCTCCTCTTTCAAAATTCTTAAAAATTCCCTGTGAGCGCTTATCCCATCGGACGATTGATCGAGAAATCATTGGAAAGGTTGCTGCTAAATTTGCCCATCACTATCAGTTTCTCCCCGTTTCTTTAGATAACGGTAAGCTTTTAATTGCCATGAATGATCCCTTAAATTTAGAGTTGATCGATGAGATTAAATTGGCCCTTGAATGTGATGTGAAGCCTGTGCTTGCGGGCGAGAAAGATATCCATGATGCGTTAAAGAAATATTATGGGATTGGGGCCGAGACCGTTGAAAGAATGATTAATGAGTCAAACACTTTTATTGAAATTGAAACTCCAACCATTCGAACCGAGGAAATTTCAGAAGGAGAAGGACGAGAAGATGCCTCCATTATTAAATTTGTTAATCAGATTTTATTTGAAGCCTATAAAGATCGTGCAACAGATATTCATATTGAACCCTTTGACGATGATTTAAGAATTCGTTACCGGATTGACGGTGTTCTTTATCGGGCATCCATGCCCCCCACCATTCGGCACTTTCATGCCTCCATTGTTTCTCGAATTAAAATTATGGCTAATTTGGATATTGCTGAACGCAGACTCCCCCAAGATGGAAGAATTAAAGTCAAAATGAATGAGGAGGAATTAGATTTGAGAGTCTCGATTCTGCCGACTCCTTATGGTGAGAGCGTCAACATACGCCTGCTTTCGAGTCAGACCACTCTCTTGGATATTGAAAATTTAGGCCTCCTTTCTCAAGATTTATTGACATTAGAAAAAATGATTCGAAAACCTCATGGAATTATTTTTGTTACGGGGCCTACGGGAAGCGGAAAAACCACGACCCTTTACGCCTGTCTTTCTAGGCTGAATCATGATGAAAAAAAGATTATTACCATTGAAGACCCTGTTGAATATTTAATGAAAGGCATTACACAAATTCAAGTTCATCCGAAGATTGATCTTACCTTTGCTCGGGGCTTGAGATCGATGTTACGTCATGATCCCAATATAATGATGGTGGGAGAGGTTCGTGATTTTGAAACGGCTGAAATTACGATTCGGGTCGCTCTTACAGGACATCTTGTTTTTAGTACTTTGCATACCAATGATGCTTCAGGGGCCATCACGCGTTTAATTGATATGGGGGTCGAACCTTATTTGGCCGCCTCCTCTGTTGAATGTATTATTGCACAAAGATTAGTACGCCTCATTTGCCAAAGCTGTAAGCATAAAATTAAGGCGACTCGGGAAGATCTTTTGCGTCTTGAGATGGGTGAAGAGGCCCTCTCAACGGATATTTATGACGGCAATGGATGCGAGAAATGTAAATTTACAGGGTATAAGGGACGAACGGCTATCTATGAGTTTTTAGTTTTGGATGATGATATTCGTGACTTAATTGTCAAAAAGGCTCCCTCCCATAAGATTAAAGCCATGGCCATGTCAAAAGGGATGAGAACCTTGCGTCAAGAAGGGTGGGAAAAAATTAAATTGGGTTTGACCAGTCCTGAAGAAGTGATTCGCGTCAGTCAGGATGAAACTGGATAA